In Oryza sativa Japonica Group chromosome 1, ASM3414082v1, the genomic stretch cgtactaggatatgtcacatccaaccaaaaaaCCTTATATTTgcggacagagggagtagtatagcCAACTGTCAGCTCTAAAAATTGACACATTATCTACAGCCACTCTAATAGCCTACCCATAcaataattttatataaatatatattgcaCCATTAATACTtggcccacctctcatacacacacaatattTTGGAAcccatgctgcagctggctacaaatctttagcccgcttttcttctctctcctctcctctcctctctcctccacatatgTCTGTAGCTAACCTATAGCatgctattatacttgctcttatatATCCTTCATCCGTGTCCATTCTTTTACAACAGAATTCCATTACTGCTTTACATATTGCATGATGTCTCGGAACTTCTAAGAGAAGGTGGTTAATTGGGAGCAAAAGCACCTCGTTTCGCCAATCAGAGGGCTGCTActcagggtgtgtttggataatgggaaatggggGGGTGAGATTGGGATTAGGAAATGAAgcaagggttaggattaaatagaagagggagaatgaatgATTAGGATTTAAAAGTgtcttttggtgggtgggaaatcatttccctaTCCCATTAGCCAAACACTGCCTCACTGATAGAAGGATACTTACCTATGCTAGATGTGACTAAATGCATGTAGTAGAATATTGACAAATACCAATATTGATGGTGCAAGATAATACCGAATCAAGTACATAATCTAAGGTAAGAAAGGAACCTCTGTAAAGAATCTTGAAGCTGATTGTTTCTCCTATCAGCATCTTCAAGGTTTCTTTGTAGCTCCCCAATTTCTACCTGAGCATCAGCTAGTTGTTTCATGATTGCACCATTATGCTGTCTCTCAGCTTTCAATGAATTCTCTACTGCTGTCACATTTTCCTCAAGTCTGATCAATGGGGAACAAATAATCAGCTGCGTCAATGTTTACTTATAGAGGTGATCTCCAACAGCAAGATCATTAATAAAGCACAAAATTAGTAACCAGAATTTAAACGGGTAGAAAATAAATCCGAAACAAACTGCCCTAGAATATAAAAATAAGTCAATGCAAACATCAAACAGCAGACCTTTGGGTGGTGTCGTGATAGTGAGCAATGCTTTTATCagcatcttcaatttttttgaGTAGTTCCTCATTTTTATACTGTGCTTCGCTTAGTAATTTCTTAGTTGCTTCAGTTTCTTGCCTTTCTGTAGTCAATAAAGCATCCTTCTCTGTTAAACTTTCTTCAAGCCTATGTtcacaaaaagaagaaagaactgTTATTGAGATAGTAGAACAGATTTTGTAAAATACATATGGTTGCAAAAGAAAATGACTTCATGATTGATCAAAAGTTTCCATGCATGTCGAGCAATGGCCATGTAACTTGTAAAGAATCTAAAAACCTTTGTATAGTAGTCTCAAGTTGAGTAGATTTTTCATCAGTATCCCCAGCTTCTCTCAGAAGTTCATCAATTTTAGCTTGTGCTTCAGCTAATTGTACCACAGTTTCCTCATGTTGTTGCTTTTCAATAGTCACTGAAGATTGTAATTTTGTAATGGCCTCCTCAAATCTACATATAGAAATAGATTGCAAGCCATCAGACATCATAGTAAAGGAAGATGGAAAGATATTTATGACCAAACAATAGAATATCAGTTCACAAGAACTTTCTAGGACGAACCTTTGAACTGTTTCCTGAAGCAGATCGATTTGTTTCTCAGCATCTTCAAGCTTGCTTGCAAATGCTTCATTTCTTGCTTGAGATTCAGCTATTACGGCACTAGCTTCTTCCTTTTCCTGTCTTTCTGCTAGCAAAAGGGCCTCCCTTTCTTGTATAGTCTCCTCTAGTCTGTATTGAAAAAGAATGGGAGTGCATTTTAATGCTATTAGAGCCGAAATGGTATGTGCCCATTACAGTAAACTATCGGTTGCACATAAATGAATCTAAGGGAACAATGGAAGCAAAAGAATACCATGAATTTCTGAATTGACATAAATGTCCCTCAAATCATTTAAAGAGGCATCTGATTTTCATAATGAAAACATGTAGTTATAAAAGAAATACACCAGCAAATACACTTTCTAGATCTGGCACCAGTCAAACAAAATGTCCAGAAATTACAGTGGTCAGAAGTGGTTAACTACCAAATGAGAAAATTGTGGGTTTTATACAACATGGAGATTTATTGGAATTTACTATAAAAGAGTGCTTTTCTGGGGAGGCTAGAAGAGATGGAAGGGGGGTATTTAGGAGGGAGGAGGTGCAGTGAGATCCAATGAATAAAATGATCTAAAGTTGAGAATTCGAGTGACACAGGTGTTTCTAGAACTGCAAGAAACATAAAGCGTGCACCATCTTATGTATGAACGTGCATGTCTATGTCTGTTATGTGCAGGCATTAGAATGTAGAGTTATGTATGATGCTCTTTTTATTTTGGGAGAATGCATGTTCTAGTCAACTGTTTTCTGGTTTAGCTTccacaatcaacaagaaataatacTGAACACTCAggcaattaagaaaaaaagacaaacctctGCACAGTATCGCTAAGCTGCTTGATTTTTCCATCTGCATCCTCGACTTCCTTGCTCAATTCTTCATTTCTTTCTTGAGCATTAGCATGTGCTTTCTTAGTTAAATCATTTTCCTCTTGTTCTGCTACTAGAAGCGCCTGTCATAATAGTGCACTCACTGAATATCAAAATATTTCATACCATGCCTAAATGAGCTAAAACAGGCCAGAAATAAATATCATGATtgcttctactccctccgtttcacaatgtaagtcattctagcattttccacattcatattaatgctaatgaatctagacatatatacctatctagatttattaacatcaatatgaatgtgggaaatgctagaatgacttacattgtgaaacggaggaagtagaaaaaTTACAACTGTACACTGCTGACTCTTTttaatataaacatatatacaaCAGTAAATTGCTATTGTAAACCATTTTATCAAATGTTAATAGAGACCCTCCCTAGTGGTTCAATGTACCTTGAGTCCTTCGATTTCAGAAGTCAATGAACtgatcttttctctttcttgCTCAAGAGCTTCCTCAACAGCCTTTTTAGCTGATTCTCTTTCCTGCATTGCTGTGACGTCTTGCATTCGCTGTTCCATTTCATTAAGAGCGGCCTGCAATTTAGAAACTTCTGCTACTTTGGACTTCTCCAGATCTGTCTGCAAATCAAATACACATACATGACCAATAGTTTCTATGTCAATACGGATACAACCTGCAGTGCCAACGTAAGTCAGTGCAGTTGCACCATATCTGCAGTAATTTAATTGTACTCAAGACCAGGAATTAACCCTTAATTTCTTTTCCAGGCCCAACCGGTTTGTTAGCTCCTCCACACGTTCCTCCAATTTCTCTTTTGCCACCTTAAGAGCTTGTGTATCTCTTGCAGCCTAGAATATTTGTGCATGAGAAAATTTGCTTtagtaaaggaaaaaaaatccatcagtTACAAATCAAAAGGTGTTCATTTACCATTCTGAGCTGTCTCAGCTCCCTTCTGGCAACCCTTCTTCTCCAAGCACATTGATAAGTCAATGCTGCTCTCTTCAGTTTTAGATAGTTAGAGTTATCTCTGTGGCAACGCCACTGGGTCTGCAGATACACATGTCCAAATGATGGTCTAAACATAAGCAAATGAAGATGAATGGCACATACAACCAGGAGCTTGATGTCCATCTACAGTTGAACAAGGAAAGTAACAGTGAAGTGTATACAAGAACAGCTAGCCTACCTGGATATGGGTAGTAGCCTTGTTTTGCTTTCTAAACATGAATTCCTTGAGAGCTGCCATGGTTCTTAACCCTGTCTGCAATGTAATGGCTGACAAACGCAGTTGAGAATAAGTTCTCCATGCAAAATAACAGCGGatatttttctgaatttttattgcTGCTGCTTCTCGTCTCAGGCATTCATGCAGTTTACAAGCCAATCTTGCTGCAATCAGAAGAAAAGCTCTCAATATATGTATACAGGTCCATCTATATACTACACAAAAACATTTTCAGATACCATCTGAAAAGCACTTTACCTCTAACAAAGGATTGCAAGCAAACAGATGCATTACGCAGTATCAGGAACTGCTCACGAGCAACATGAGTACGAAACTGACCCTGAACACCTCTTGCTGCATTATTCCGCACCTCTGTTCTTCTAGCATCTAATTCAGCCATCTGACCAGCTCTCAGGAATACTTTGGTTCTTCCAATCTGTAAGTTGCAATTAATTTTTCAACTATAGGACTAACTAAGCAAACTTCCAAAGCATTATATTTTCCTAGACACTAAACAAAAGCAACCAAAAGGACAACATGCGTTGTGAATCATCTGCTTGCAAGGAGTCAAGTCAGAACCTTCTAATATGTTTTCAACAGTATAATCCTACTATTAAATCATATcaagagagaaaaatataacTCATAAAGAACAGCTAAATGGTGGTGGGCCAAGTCCAAGGCCCAAAATCATTGGTAGTCTCTTCAATAAATCCATAGTTGGTACCAACCACATCAAACCCCACTATAAGCAAACCCTATACTTCAGTGGTTCAACCCACCCTAGGTACCTCTAGCCCTTTCTGATGAGCTCAGTATTTTATTCTTttcgtatttttttttataatttatgtcGTCCACATACAGCAACCCAGTTTGTTGGAATACACACAAAAATAATTTCAACTTCTTGGTTTAGAACACAATCTAACCCAGAACCCGATTGAAAACCGAACCAGACCATCCTTTTATTTCAATGCTGTTTAGACTCACAAGGCAAACATGTATGCATTTATTCTCAAAGTGGCAAAGTCTCACCCATTTCAGACAATGTTTATCTGGCCAGTAACCACCTActttaaaagatataagttgTCCCTACTCATTAAGAACATTCCCATGGCATACATGCCATTTTAGTGAAGATGTACATGTCATATGGCCATATGGGGCCATGCCTATGGTAGCCAAACAATAAATGCATGCGATGGCTAGTAAAACATATTTCACCTGGTAACCCTGCAGCCCCATTTTATCCAAAACCTTTTGGCAGGTGACCTTTTCATCATTTCTACAGAAAAGCATGTGGACCATTTATTAATACAAACCAGAAATGAAAGGGTAAAATTTATTAGACaaaatgaagacactaaattGTTGAGGCATTGATACTCACTTCTCTTTCACAATTTCAGAAGCAAGAATGCGAAAGCGATGAAGAAAATCATGAAATAATTTCCTTGTGGGATATCCAGCACAGCTGATTCTAATCGCTTCAAGAACACCCTTAAGGATGAAAAACAATTATCAGAAGGCACTATGAAACTGTACTCCACGAAATTTCAAAAAAGGAAATATAATATCTACTTACCGAACATCGAAGTTGCTGCAGAACATTCGTGTTCTCAAATATAGCAGGTTTAAGAACACTATTTGGTTTTACACATCTAATGTAATGAGGCTCTGTAGAGCTCAACGTCTCCATCAGTTCATGAAGTTGCACCTGGAAATTAAACTCAATCAAATGAGAGGTGTTTCTATATCAAAGCACAGCTAAAGAAAAGTAAACACCACAATCCCACTCTTTATTAAAAACTTCAATTGTTATTATACTAATCTGTCAAATAAAATCCCTAAAGTTATATACTACGTATTTAGATTCAGCTTAGGTCCTTTCTGCTATATCATGCCATGAATCTCTGGCATAGGACATAGTAGCAGAAAAAATGTAATGATTATGCAGTATGCCAACACATTAGTCTAATATCGTGTCGCAAGCGAGATTCTCCCATGCTGTTTTACCTAAAAAATAGCGAGATTCTCCCATGACATTTAATTCATATCACTAGTTTGGTGATGTGACATCGGTCTAATAACATGGCATGGAAAAATAATAAGCTCAGATTACAAGCTATGTAAGGGTCCACTAAACATATTTAAGTTTCTACCATTAGTAGGAAACAAAAGTTGAATTCATAACCCACATAGTATAAAATAGTGACATAATAAACAAGTCTAATATAGCAGAGAGTTACCTTAAAGCGAGTGGCAATTGAGGACTTTGATGATTTTGTGTTCTCTTCTGATGCCGGGGGGAACAATGCAGACACAAAAGAGCATCTGGAAGCATTCAGTAATTCCTGATGCTCTGCTACCACGTAATCTTTGTTTTTGTCCAGAAAATGATCAGATTGATATATCACCTGGAGATATATTTAAAAAGTGTGACATTCTCAGACAAATTTATGAATAAAGATAAGAGCAGTACACTGAAAATGCTTACATCTCCAGCATAATGTTGGATAGTAAACGCAGTACGAGAAAGTTTTGGTTTGGTAAATCTTTTGTGATTCTTGAACTTTTCGTACAGCTTCTGGGAAAATGTCTCGTGTGTCGACTTTGGGAACATGCTGGTTGATATAgacaataaaagaaaaaaatatcagagACATTAGAAATGTCATGCGGTGCAAAAAATGCACACCCCTAAGTAAAAACAAGAATGACATGTGTTGCTTGGGAATGAACATCAGGTGTCCACTTCAGCATATTATGAAAAATAGGATCTGGCAATCCACATAACATATATTGTTCCTAACTAAACAATTGATCAAAATCCACTTCTCTACATAAGGCATGCATCAGCGTAGTAATACACATATgtagacttttttttcttaatatgtCCCAGTAAAATTGGAACATGCAgtgaaaaacaaaggaaaaatggGAACTTACCAAGCTTCATCAAGAAGTGCAATAATGCCACCTGGTTTCTGGACACAGAAACGTGATAACTAAATATTAGAacataaaagataaaaaaaaaggtggtgGTAATGTACAACAGGAACATAGACGTGTTTTGAAACTACAATCATCTGTGGAAGGCACTGTAGCAATTAAGTATGGTATCATCTACTGGTTTAAAGAAGCTCAAGATCAGGTAGACCAATGTTTTCCCATAGCTTACGTTGGTTTTATTCGATACTATTGAATTGCATGCACCGACCAGTTCAACCCCAAAGCTTAAGCTGATGAGGAAAGGCAGACAATTCACTTGTACTCCAACACTCCCCTCCCGCAAGCCCCAAGCGTGGAATAGAAGTGGCtgcaattttttatttgattgcGTGCCAGCCTGGATTCGAACTCGAGAACTCTAGCTCTGGCACCAACCAGTTCAATCCAAAAGCTTAAGCTGATGAGGAAAGACATACAATTCACTTATACTCCAACAAATACTGATCAACTCAAAGGAAGATAAGATTGGCATAATATTGGTGTATAATATGGAACTTTGTCTAAAAATACTGAGGCCTTAAGTCAAATcaatcttcaaattcattatgaGATTTTGTCTAAAAAATCGTGCTGAAATCAGTTTATATCACTAATCACTATTGCTGCTCCTACAGGTAAAAGGTACAATCCCAGAATATGGATCCTATTCAAGTTAGCACATCCACCGAAGTCAGCTTCAGGCCCAAAGTCTGTGGCTTGAGCTTGGCTAGTCTTTTACTTGAGCAGATGAAAAAGCTCAAGCAATCCATATAGATAGGCTTTTGCTTATTTTTCCCCTAGCTCCCTGGGTATCCTTTGAAACTACACCAGCTATCAATAGTTGGATATGAAGTAAGTGAAGAGCGAAGTCATTAAGAAAGGAAAAGGGGTTTATAGTATTTCAGTGAATAAGCCCGAATTGGTCAAGACTGTTTATGGGCCCTTCTATATGATACCAGTTTGTGGTTTCATTGAATATGCTTCAGGCTCGCGATTCAACTTTGGTCGTTATGGATTGATACCAAAAAGGCATTCAGCTGGACATGGGAGGCAGCAACTGTTAGCACATGGCAACAGCACAGTTTCTATAGGCATCTCAGGGTTACACAACTGCATAATATGGGCCTATGTATCTGACACAGTAGAACATTGTCTAGCTAAGTTGAGGATTAACATGTTACTTGGTCATCTATCTTATCTGTTGCAGTAAAATTATTGTTAGCTTCATAAGCCGTGTATCTTATCTATTGGTTACTTAGCTTCATAAAGGAGCTGCCatctacttcctctgtcccaaaattaAGAGGTTTAGCAAAGAAACACACAGGTTCTTCCCACACTCCGGTTTTCCCTCTCCCCACAAACTGTCGATTCCACCCAGCTATAGTCTGGGTTTACTCATTGTGATCTGCGGATCATAACAGGACCTAACTGCATTAGCACTTGGGGAAAACAAATTACAACAGCGTAGTTAACCAATACCTTCTCGATCAAATCAAGTACATCTTGGTTATCTACAAACTCTATGTAACTCCAGTTAATCTGCTCCCTTGTATACTCCTCCTGCTCCATTTTGAATACATTCTGCAAAAACAAGCATCCATGGTTGCTTGGCACAGGAAGCAAGAGAATAACAGTCTACTAATATGATGAGTTGTACAGGTACCTGGTTAAAATGTTGCTGAAGTTTTTCATTTGTGAAATTGATACATAATTGCTCAAAACTGTATAGCAGCAGAATACAATAGAAGGACTTAGCAAACTCATATAGTGTCTTCGATAGCataaattaactattctttCTGCACCTAGCTAGTTACCTGTtagttttaaaactttcaaagcCATATATGTCAAGTACCCCAATCAATTTGTCCGAATTTGGGTCTTGCCCAATCGATGCATTAATTCTATTTACAAGCCTGCAATAGTACAACTGTACATACTTAGAAAGGATATGCGCATAAAAAGTATGGAATGAGTTGTCCCTAGTCAACTCTATTACCAGTCAAATAATCGAGAGTATATTTGTTTTGCTAAGCCATCCCTGCTAACAGTAGCAGAACTAGGACCAACTGTAGTAGTAATCACTCCTTCTGGTGTATTTATTTCCCTTTTTATCAAGGCATTCTCCAACTTCTTGCAGTCACACCTGTAATAAGCATTTCACAATGTATTGTAGattgtaaatatttaaatattggAAAGATGGCACTAAAATTACAAAGAGAAGTGAAGAACTTAAAACGTCAGGCATACATCAAGAGCTCTGCGGCTGTATTAAGATGGAATCTAGATTTGTCATCCTTTATAACAGATGAATCTACCTCACTCCCCTTTGCAAAATTAATATTTCCAAGATGCAGCACAGCAGCAACAACCCGGAATATAGCTTCCTGTAAAAGAAAATGTCGTTTGATAAAATGCATCCCCAGTAAAACAATTCAATACTTTAAGGGGGCAGATTTTAAAACCTGTTCTTGCTCAATGATGCCAACTGTATCCATAGCATTTCTAGTTACAAGATACTCTTCAGCATCGTTGATACCATCAACTCTAATGCAAGACGACTGATTGAGGTAATGAAATGAAGATGGATCCCCCAGCTTATACCTTTTTATATCCTGCAACCACAATTTTGGCATAAAAAGTAGCACATGTAACAGGTTGAAAAGAAAGATTCTACATGCAAACTGAGACCACAAACAGGGAAAAAAAGTACCTCTGGTGGCGCAGCACAGAGGAAGTAAAAGCAATGGTAGTTTCGCTCTGGACTATTGATTTGGCAGACTCGAGATCTCTCAAGCAAGTAAGTTCTAATAGCAGCGCCAGATATCTTCCCACTCTTGTCAAATTGGATTTCAACGAACTTACCAAATCGACTTCAGTATGTTAAGAAAAATTAACATCCATGTAAGTATCACATAATCGTAGTATGAACAAGAATGAGGGAATGAACTACTAAAGTTAATATTTGATTATTTTACTGTCTGTGTGAGCTAAATGTCGTGAATACAAAATAGAACCAGTTAGTTTTGATCTTAGATATTGAGAGGCTAAAATAGTTATATGTTTATCCTTCATGGCCTGCTGACCCATACGCGATCAGAGCCAAAACGATTTGCATTGGTAATCTTCTTGAAAAGCAAAATGGTTGCTTGAATCTAGCAGGTGGGACCAGTTCAAATATTTGGCAAAATACTAACATTAGCAGCCATTgaacttttgttttttctttcaagAGAGTTCTAAGTTCTAACCTAACTTTGTTTTCTCGAAAATGCAGGACTgcgtttcatttcattaagaagaaagaaactaaaTACAAAATGAGGGGGCTAAACTGACACACACCCAAGAACACGCCCACACACACAACACCTAAGGTTGACACACGACCAGAACAAGCAAACACAAACTAATTGCCCGGGGTAAGCGACCTACAGAGAAGCTCTTGGAGAGCGTAAGCTCCAGGCCTCCAGCTAAACTCCACAAGCTAAAATCATTTTCTATAGCCTGCAATACCATTTTCCAGCTACACTCAGTTCTAGCTTAACTTTGTACTCAGTACATAATTGCAATACCATATGACCAACCAAGTTCCATGCCTCAAGGTTCTACATATGTGAAAGCTACGGTCCAAATTATTTTATCGAGACTTTACTTCGAAACAAAAAACATTTCATATTGTAAGATCAAGACCTTCCTGAAATAATCTATACAGGATCATGCCAGTGAAGCGCTAATGATCAGAATACGTTCACAGAATAGTAATTTTTGCTTTTGTAGCATGTTTATTTTTAGCAACACACAGTTATTCCGCAAGTGATACCATAATAAACTCTGCTGCTCCTTCACACCTTTGATTATGATGTATACAACACAACTGTACTACCACTTTGTTTGTGTTACTCTGAACTCTAAAGCTGCAAACAGTATAGATTTCACTATCTTCTTATTTCCATGTTATGATATGCATACCTTGAATTGTTGTTCCGAACAGTTTTTGCATTCCCAAAAGCTTCAAGGACTGGGTTTGACTGGATCCAAAACACAAGTGAGAAAGAAAAACAGCAAAGAAAAATAAGGAAATTGATACATTAGAAAACACTATATCTTTTGAACTAATGGAACTCCAGTGATATCAGAAAGATGTGTTAAAAACATAGGAATCTTTCCAACTTACTTCTAAAACCTGCTGTTCAACCGTCCTTCCTCCTGTTCCAGACCGCCCACCCAAATATGCAAGATATCTCATCAGCAGTTTCGTCGTTTCAGTCTTACCAGCTCCACTTTCACCACTGACCAAAATGGAATTGTTCCTTCCTTCATTCATCATTTGCCTGTTTCCTTATTCAGACAAACGCAAAATGGTTTCATCAATATAGGAGGAGCACTTCCACACTTAGGTCAGTAATAAGATGAGGTGCTAGTACTATAAAAATTCACCTGTAAGAGACATCAGCTATTGCAAATACATGAGGATCTAGATCCCCAAGGTTTGCACCTTTGTATTTTTCCATAGTTCGGACATCAACAAGATTAGGCAGCCTTTGGAACGGATTTATGGCAATCAGGATATTGCCGGTATAGGTCTGGAACTCAAGAGAATATCATTAGGGGAAAAACAATGGACTAGTGTTAATGGTTGTTCTTTTGACATTACAATGAAATGATCACTCACATAGATTAGATTTCTTGCATATCTGACAGCCAGATTATCTAAAACACCAGGCTCGTGCAAGTATGATAACCTTGTCATGTCATCGACTCCATCAGGTGGTGCTTCTGTGTCTTTAGGATGTATATCTGATACATTTGCAATAACCTAGAGGCAAAAAATAACAATTACCATTTACATACAAAAAACAACATGCTATAGAAACTGAGTACCGTAGATAATGTCATACTTATAAAAGTCTTATCAAGCACATCATTGACATCAATATACACTCATTGTAGTCGATTTTCTCGAATCAGTTATACACAGGTAGAGCTAAATGAAAGCCACAAATTAAACCACACTAGCTAATGTATTTTGCTGCTCTGAGAGGCTACAAAATGTGCAATGGGAGTTAGACATCAACTGCTTTGGATGATTTTAGAAAGAGATACCACAAATCTTAGATGTTAAAGTATTGTTAGATGGTTCAAACACCTCACTAGCCTTTTTGATACAACTTATTACCATGGGGCTGTAAGTTTCCTACAAATGATTTTTCTGCTAACTATTTTCCTCTAAATGAACACAGCAGTCAATACTTGCTTAGTCAAAAACTAGAAAGTGGCAGACATGCAGAAAAACTGAAGTCGTAAACTCTCTGGAAcaaaaaattgaactcaaaagCCATTACGACTCAAAATTCATAGTAATATAATACAAAATTACAACTCAAAGCATACCGTCTTTCCCTTGGTTGTGCGAACATGGGCATTTTTACCATCAATCCGGAAGACCTCACCATCAACCCAAGCTGAATCTTTATCTTCCACCCAGACATGAGAGCCTATAACAATGTTTAACATA encodes the following:
- the LOC4325942 gene encoding myosin-17 isoform X1, producing MASMLNIVIGSHVWVEDKDSAWVDGEVFRIDGKNAHVRTTKGKTVIANVSDIHPKDTEAPPDGVDDMTRLSYLHEPGVLDNLAVRYARNLIYTYTGNILIAINPFQRLPNLVDVRTMEKYKGANLGDLDPHVFAIADVSYRQMMNEGRNNSILVSGESGAGKTETTKLLMRYLAYLGGRSGTGGRTVEQQVLESNPVLEAFGNAKTVRNNNSSRFGKFVEIQFDKSGKISGAAIRTYLLERSRVCQINSPERNYHCFYFLCAAPPEDIKRYKLGDPSSFHYLNQSSCIRVDGINDAEEYLVTRNAMDTVGIIEQEQEAIFRVVAAVLHLGNINFAKGSEVDSSVIKDDKSRFHLNTAAELLMCDCKKLENALIKREINTPEGVITTTVGPSSATVSRDGLAKQIYSRLFDWLVNRINASIGQDPNSDKLIGVLDIYGFESFKTNSFEQLCINFTNEKLQQHFNQNVFKMEQEEYTREQINWSYIEFVDNQDVLDLIEKKPGGIIALLDEACMFPKSTHETFSQKLYEKFKNHKRFTKPKLSRTAFTIQHYAGDVIYQSDHFLDKNKDYVVAEHQELLNASRCSFVSALFPPASEENTKSSKSSIATRFKVQLHELMETLSSTEPHYIRCVKPNSVLKPAIFENTNVLQQLRCSGVLEAIRISCAGYPTRKLFHDFLHRFRILASEIVKEKNDEKVTCQKVLDKMGLQGYQIGRTKVFLRAGQMAELDARRTEVRNNAARGVQGQFRTHVAREQFLILRNASVCLQSFVRARLACKLHECLRREAAAIKIQKNIRCYFAWRTYSQLRLSAITLQTGLRTMAALKEFMFRKQNKATTHIQTQWRCHRDNSNYLKLKRAALTYQCAWRRRVARRELRQLRMAARDTQALKVAKEKLEERVEELTNRLGLEKKLRTDLEKSKVAEVSKLQAALNEMEQRMQDVTAMQERESAKKAVEEALEQEREKISSLTSEIEGLKALLVAEQEENDLTKKAHANAQERNEELSKEVEDADGKIKQLSDTVQRLEETIQEREALLLAERQEKEEASAVIAESQARNEAFASKLEDAEKQIDLLQETVQRFEEAITKLQSSVTIEKQQHEETVVQLAEAQAKIDELLREAGDTDEKSTQLETTIQRLEESLTEKDALLTTERQETEATKKLLSEAQYKNEELLKKIEDADKSIAHYHDTTQRLEENVTAVENSLKAERQHNGAIMKQLADAQVEIGELQRNLEDADRRNNQLQDSLQRLVEDATTSEALLVAERQENEVTKKTLTEALDQIEELVKEVECAKNSVYQLQDNIQRLEQNASAREADLLTERQEKETTSKALAEAQAKIEGLLEEISSANKKTDLLQKTIERLEEGATTTDALYLTERQEHDQTKKAFSEAQEINQQLYRKIEEAEKNIEQLRENVERLEKDATARDSLLLMTKQSHDDTIKELLEVQERNLELMNGVEDSNKKIMLLEDSVKRLEERIAYIDSLLAIERRENNETKKELADAQKEIEELLDEMQDNVASIAEHEDTIRRLEENVGAKESLLLTEREQNASTLKLLAEAHLEIDELIRKLEDSDRKSDSLQSTIKRLEEDGIAKEALLLTEKQAHEATRMTLTEALEKNEELLKKIHDDDKHILELQFTIQRLEENTAAKENLLLREREQNDATTKAQIESQERNEQLLKRFVDVDRKIDLLQDTIERIGENSTIKDALLLSERQEKDAIKKELVEAGERNEELIMKIEDTDKKIEHLQNAIIKLEGDIEAKDISLEAAREENDTIRKSLAEAQEKNEELLRKISDNEYRIHLLQDTAQKLQVDAISRLSSFVMEKQESDAAKRALTEARERNEDLLKRNEDLLKRNDDLIKKIEESSKTITQLQETLQRLEGKSTNLEAENQVLRQQATATPPSTAKSSASRSKITRIHRSPENGHILNGDTRQAEIKPSTGTSETIPSIGNPPDLNNEKHVEQGEKLQKVLNQKYQSPQSQQPQDDQQWLLTCISQYLGFFGSKPVAALLIYQCLSHWRSFEAMKTGVFDSILQAINSATEAQNDTRALAYWLSNLSTLTVLLQRSFKTTRTAISTPQRRRFSSERIFHASQTSNAGLAYLSGQPVVGAAGLPQVEAKYPALLFKQQLVDLIEKVYGMISDSVKKELNPLLELCIQDPRTSHSPAKGHANGLGQKNQLGHWLAIVKVLTNYLDVLRANHVPSILVHKLFTQIFSLIDVQLFNRLLLRRECCSFSNGEYVKVGLAELKHWSDNATREFAGSAWDALKHIRQAVDFLVISLKPMRTLKEIRTDVCPALSIQQLERIVSMYWDDINGSNAISAEFTSSLKSAVREESNTVTTFSILLDDDSCIPFSLDDIAKTMPIIEVAEDDLLPFVRENPSFAFLLQRGNS